CCGGCATGCCGTTGTCCACGCAGGTGATCTCGACACCGTCGATCTCGTCGCGGATCCGGCCGGTCGGGAACAGGCCCGAGGTGGCCGAGCCCGCGATGTCCTCGAAGGCCAGCAGTACCGCCGCGGCCGTACCCGGGACGCCGTCGATCGCGGTGTCGCCGTCGTAGACCGGCCGGCCGTCGCGGATCGGGAAGGTCGCGGTGGCGATACTGTCGGAGTTGACGAGATGGATGCGCACCGAACAGCTTTCGGCGCCCGGCGCGACCTCGACCAGTCCGGATTCGACCGCGAACTGTCCCACCCCGGCGAGGATGTTGCCGCAGTTCTGCTTGTCCGACACCGTCGGCCGGTCCACGCCGAGTTGCAGGAACAGGTAGTCGACGTCGACGCCGGGCCGTCGCGCGGGCGAGACCACGGCGACCTTACTGGTCAGCGAGGTCGCGCCGCCGAGGCCGTCGATCTGCCGCGGATCGGGGGTACCCATGATCCGCAGCAGCAGGTCGTCGCGGGCGGCCGGATCCGCCGGCAGGTCCTCGGCGCGGAAGTAGCCGCCCTTCGAGGTGCCGCCGCGCATCCACAGGCAGGCGATCCCGTCCGCCGCGGACCGCCGCACCCAGTCGCTCACTTCGGCTCTCCGGCAACGTGATCCGCGTAGGAGACGTAGGTGATGCCGAAATCGTCCAGCCGCGCGCGCAGCCCGTAGATGTCGAGGCCGAGTTCGCCGCGGCGGAACGCCAGGCGGTTGCGTTCCTCCTTCTCCAACCGCGCCTGCGACGCCTCGAGCACCGCGGGGACGTTCGCGCGGGCCACCACGGCCACGCCGTCGTCGTCGGCGACGATCACGTCACCGGGGTGGATCACCTGGCCCTCCACCACGATCGGCACGTTGATCGCGCCGGCGGTGGCCTTCACCGAACCCTGCGCGCTGACCGCCGTCGACCAGGCGGGGAAGCCCATCTCGCGCAGTTCGGCGACATCGCGCACACCGCAGGACAGCACCACGCCGCGCACTCCGCGCCGGTGCAGCGCGGTGGCGAACAGCTCACCGAACAGGCCGTCGGACGACGGCGAGTTGGTGGCCACGACCAGGATGTCGCCCTCGCGGCACTGCTCGACCGCGACGTGGATCATCAGATTGTCGCCGGGCCAGCACAGCACGGTCACCGCGGTGCCGCCGATGCGCGCGCCGGGCCACGCGGGCCGCAGCCGGGGGCCGAGGTAGCCGATCCGGCCGGCGGCCTCGTGCACGGTGGCCGTGCCGTAGGTACCGAGCGTGGTGGCGTCCGTGAGCGCGGCCCGCGGCGGATCGGTCACGACGACCGACTTCATGATGTCCTCCTGTGTTCGGCCGGCGGCAGCTCTCGGCTGTCCCCGGCGTCGACGAAATTGCCGGTAATTCGATGTCCCGGGTGGGGCCCGGCGTGCCCTCATCCGCACCGCCGGACACCACCCGAGTGCGATCCGGCGGGGACCTGCCGGACCACGTTTCGGCGATCCGAGCGGGCTACCCGGAACCCGCGACCGTCGGCCGTGCGGCATCGCCACGCGGTTCGGCGGCCAGCGCGCGCAGCGCGTCCCGGGTGGCGGCCGCTATCCGCGGTTCGATCCCCAGATCGGTCAATTGTGCTGCGGCAGCGGCCATTTCCTCGGCGCGGCGCACCGCGTGGGTGTAGCTGCCCGCGATGAACCGATCGACCATATCGGGTTCGAATCGGATGAATTCGGTGGTCAGATGCTCGTGGAACCAGTCCTCGCAGCCGGCGGCGCGGGCGCCGGCCATCGCCTCGACGATCGCGGCGGCCAGGCCCTTGTAGACGACACTGCGCAGGAGTTTGCGCGAACTCGCCACCCCGACCGGGCCGGGCATGTGCTCGACGGCGATGTCGTAGGGCGCGAGCATCGTACGGAACCGGTCGGCGTCGGGCCCGGAGACGTACATCGGCACGCGCAGGCCCTTCCCGGGTACCGGCGCCATGATCGCGACGTCGACCAGTGCGGCGCCGGTCCCGGCGACGAGTTCGGCCAGCCGCACCTTCAGCGCCGGGGAGACCGTGTTGGCCTCCGCCCACAGCGTGCCGGGCCGCAGACCGGGCAGGGCCGCGCGGGTGGCGGCCTCGGCCTCGTCGCCGGTGGTCAGATCGAAGACGAGGTCGGCATCGCGGACCGCGTCGGCATCGCTGTCGCGCGGCCGGACGCCGGCGGGTGCGGCGGCCTTCGGGTCGTATCCGCGCACATCGGCCCCGGCCGCCACCAGATCACGGGCGAAGGCGGATCCGGCCTCCCCGAGCCCGAGCACCGCCACCCGCAGCGGAGCACCGTCCGCCGCCGCGTCCACCGCGTTCCCCGGCACAGGATCACCTCGACTCGTCGCTGTATCCGGCATCCGAAGGAGCGGCCGGAGAACGCGCGCGGTGCGCGCGTCACCTTCGCCACCGACGTTAGGCGCGTGTCCGCAGGATTGTCAACAATTTCGTCGCCCGAGTTGGGATCTGCACATTCGAGCAGGTCCGAGCGTCGCGGGCGGATCAGTCGAACTGCGCGAGCGCCTTGATCACACTGTCCAGATGGTCGCGCATCGCCTGCTCGGCGGCGGCCGCGTCACCCGCGATGACGGCGTCGACGATCGCGAGATGTTCGCCGAGGGAGACCTGCGGGCGGCCCGGCAACAGCGCCACCTGGAACTGGTGCCGGACGATCTGGGCGTTGAGCCGGGAGATCAGATCGGCGGCGGCGGCCTGACCGGCGATCTCGCGCAGCACGGCGTGCAGTTCGTGATTGAGGCTCGAGTACTTCAGCGGCTCGCCGTCGCGCACCGCGGTCGACAACCGATCGGAGTAGTCGCGCAGCCGGTCCTGATCGGCGGGGGTGGCCCGTTCGGCCGCCTTGGCCGCGATCAGGCCCTCCAGGACCTTGCGGCACTCCAGGATCTCCACCGCCTGCCGGCGCGACACCGCGCGCACCCGGGCGCCGCGGTTGTGGATGCGCTCGATCAGGCCCTCGGCGGTCAGTTCGTCGATCGCGGAGCGGACGCTGCCGCGGGTGACCCCGAACTGCTCGACGAGTTCGGCCTCCACGAGCCGCTGCCCGGGAGCCACCTCGCCGGCCCGGATGGCCCGCCGAAGCCGTTCGGCGGCAATGGCCTTGCCCTGCGTCCCGCGTTGCAGCTCGCGAATATCCGACACCGACACGTCTTGGTGCTCCCCACGATCACGTTTTGTAGGCAATTATGCCAAATTTTTTGGCAACAATTCACCGGGTCATTGCCGGCGTGCCGCGCATCACACCGCGGCGAGCCGGGTATCGGGCCGGTGCGATATCACCGGACGGTTTGTGCCGGTGCGGTCACCGGGTCGAACGGGTGGTCCGCCCAGATTCGCGCGGACGCCTGCTCGGGATAACGGCCGACGCCGGACACGATATCGAACAGCCGGGTCTGTTCCGCCTCCGGCCCGTACGCGGGCCAGCCGGGAGAACCGTTCGCGGCGAACGCGATCCACGCGTCGCGCAGTTGCTCGCCGAGTGCCGTGGCGGCGGGATCGGGGCGACCGGTGCCGAATACCAGCGGCACCTCGGCGCCGTGCCCCGATCCGCCCACGGTGCGTTCGTCGCGGAATTCGTACAGATAGGACGTACCACCACCGCGGGTGTGTGCCCGCGCCAGGAACAGGCTCGGCATCCGGTAATAGAAATCCGAATGCACGATCTCGTACAACTGCCCCTCGCCGATACCGGGATAGGCCGCGCGGTAGGCCCGGATCCCGTCGGCCACCGGCGCGAGCTGCCGCAGCGCCTCGTCCGTGCGGACGGCGGCCACCTGCTGGATCGCGCCGGCCAGGTACACCCGGTACTCGTCGCGGGTGTGACCGGTGATCAGCGGGATGTCCCGGCTCGCCCCGCGGGCCAGCGCGTGATGCGGGGCCTCGGGCAGGACGGCGCCGTCGACCACGGGATGGAAGACCGTGACCGCCACGCCCGGACCCCAGCGGGCCCGGTTCCCGGCGCCGTCGCGGGCCGCGGCCCATACCGCCGCCCCCAGCGCGGCCGGTGACAGCGCACCCAGATCCGCGGTGGTGGCCTTCCGATTCAGCCGGGCGGCAAGCACATCCGCGATATCGCGGGCCAGTTCGGGCCGCTGCGACGACAGCGGGACGCTCTGGCAGATCGCGCCGTGGAACAGCCCCGCGGCGGCGGGCATGGCCAGCAGGCAGGCGATCGAGCCGGCCCCGGCCGACTGCCCGAACACCGTGACCCGCCGCGGATCACCGCCGAAGGCCGCGATGTTGTCGCGCACCCAGGCCAGCCCCGCGACCTGGTCGAGCAGTCCCCGGTTGTCCGGGGCGCCGGCCATGTGCAGGAAGCCCTCCGCGCCGACGCGGTAGTTGAGGCCGACCACCACGGCCCCGCGCGCGGCGAGGTGGCGGCCGTCGTAGGCCGGCAGGCTGGCCGCGCCGCCGGACCAGGCGCCGCCGTAGATCCACACCAGCACCGGGAGGCCGCGGGCCCGCAGATCCGGCGACCACACGTTGACGGTGAGCCATTCGTCCCCGGCGGCACCGGAATTCGCGGCGATGTTCTGCACGCTCCCCGACACCGGGGGCGGCGGCGGCCCGAACTCCCCGGCGTCGCGCACCCCGAGCCAGCCCGGATGCGGCGCCGGGGCCCGGAATCGCCGCTCCCCCACCGGCGCCGACGCGAACGGGATCCCGCGGAACACCGCGATCTCGCCGTCCATCCGGCCCCGGACCACCCCGGTACCGGTCCGCACATGCGGTCCCGTCGCCGGCCGCGGTGCGGCCGAGGCCGCCAACACCGAGGCACCCGCCACGGCACTCATTCCGAGAAACCGGCGGCGGTCGAATCCCTGCGCGCTCCCCCAGCGCGGCCGCCGGTTGCCCGACACTTCACACCATCCTGCATACATACGTCCGAACCGCCCGATTCTGATCGATCCGGCGGCGGCCGTCCAGCCCGATTCGCCGGGCCGCCGGGGTCGCACCCGGCCGACCGGGCGATTTCCCGATCCGGCGAATCAGCTGTTCACGAGCGTTTCATCGGCCCGACCCCGGCCGTTGTGGCGCGCCGCGCGGTCGGTCCGATCACGATGTCCGATCGGCCGGGACTAGGTCCCGGGACCGGACAGCAGCGTGACCGCCGAGACCGCGGTGGGTCCGCCGAGGTTGTGCGCCAGGCCGATCCGGGCGCCGTCCACCTGGTTGGCGGCCTCGCCGCGCAACTGCTGGAACAGCTCCACGCACTGCGCGACGCCGGTGGCCCCCGGCGGGTGGCCCTTGGTCTTCAGGCCGCCGCTGGGATTGACCGGGAGCGCGCCGCCGACGGAGGTCACACCGGCCTCCAGCAGCTTGTAACCCTCGAACCGGTCGGCGAATCCGAGATCCTCGTAGCTCATCAGCTCGATACCGGTGAAGTAGTCGTGCACCTCGGCGACGTCGACATCACCGGGGGTCAGCCCGGCCATCGCGAACGCCTGCCGCGCGGCGCGCACGGTCGCCGGGAAGGTCGTCATGTCCCGCTTGTGCTGGTGCATCACCGAATCCAGGCCCAGGCCCACCCCGCGCACCCAGACCGGGCGATCGGTGTAGCGGTCGGCCACCTCCGCCGCGGCCAGCAGGACCGCCGCGGCGCCGTCGCTCTGCGGGGCGCAGTCGTAGAGGCCGAACGGGGACACCACGGTCGGGGCGTTCAGCACCTGTTCCAGGGTGATCTCGAAACGCAAGCGCGCCTTGGGATTTCGCACACCGTGCCGATGGTTCTTCACCGCCACCTGAGCCATGTGCTCGCGGGTCGCGGGCGACTCGTGCAGGTAACGGGCCACGTGCAGGGCGAATCCGGCGGGGGCGATCAGGCCCAGCGGGTAGTCCCAGGCCTGGTCGCGGGTCATCGCCTCCCACTCCCAGACCAGATTCTTCGACGGGGTCTCCCGGACCTTGTCGGCGCCGACCACCAGCGCGACATCGAAAGCGCCCGAGGCGATTCCGAACAGGGCGTTGCGGATCGCGTCGTTGCCGGTGGCACAGGAGTTCTCGATGCGGGTGACGGGAATGTCGGGCAGCCCCAGCGCATCCGCGAGGATGCCGGAGGCGAATCCGTCGGTGGTACCCATGGCCCCGAACCAGGCCGCCTGCACATCCGACTTGGCCAGGCCCTTGTCCACGCTGGCGGCGCACTCGGAGTACGCCATCGGCAGCAGATCCTTGATGCCCAGCGCGAAATGCTCGGCGAACGGCGTCATTCCGGCGCCGACGATGGCGACCTTCCTCACGGGGCTCCCTCCAGCTCGGGTTCGAACGCATACCCGTAATCGGGCACGCCGGAGCGAATCGCCACCCGGCGCAACACCATCCGGCCGCGGTCGCCGATGCCGACGACGCCGGGATCGGCGCCGGTCACCTTCACCAGCGCGCGCACGCCGACCTCGTCGAGTTCGACGATCACCAGCGAATACGGGCTGCGCAGTCCGGGCACCGGAACCTGCACGGTGACACCGGTGTACACGCTGCCGGTGCGCGGCAGCGGCACCAGCGTGTAGTCGGTGCTCAGGGTGCCGTCGCCGCCCACCCGGTAACGCGGCGGGAAGTCCAATTCTTCACTGCCGGAATGCTTTCCGGCCTCCCAGCGCACCTTCGCCTCGAAGGCCCGCTCGTAGGCGGCCAGCGAGATCGGGATGTCGCCGCCGGGTACGACATACCCCTCGGGCACCGACCGCGCGGCGGGCTCGTGCCGGTGCACGACCGGGACGCCGTCGGCGACGGTCACCCCGGACAGGCTGGCCTGCTCGATACCGGCCAGCAATCCGGTCTGCCCCCATTCCGCCATCGCGGCCAGCGCGAACAGTCCGGAGCTGGCGCCGAGGGTGGGCAGCCGGGCCGGTTCGCCGACGCACAGCGCCGCCGCCTCCCGGTGTTCCACCCCCGCGACCGCCGCGGGGGTGTCGACCCAGGCCGCCGTGAGCGAGGCGATCAGGCCACGCTCGTGCAGCAGTCGCGGATCGCCGTAATCGTGGATACCGACCGCGTTGCGGGTCCGGACCGGCAGGCTGCGCGCGATCCGGGCGGCGGTGCGTACCTGCAGTCCCCGCTCCCCCACCAGCGCGGCGGCGGCGCCGGCCGGTTCGGTGTCCACCCCGATGATCAGGGTGCGGGGGCGGGCGGAACTGAGCGCGTCGAGCGTGGCGGGCGCACCGCCGAGCCGCTCGGTCACCTCCAGTTCCGGGTCCAGGCCGAGCCCGGCCAACAGGACCGCCGCGTTGCTGCTCTCCAGCAGCGGCAGATCCCGGCTGACCAGGACGACCCGTTCCGCCGTGGCGCCGGCCAGCGCGGCGCGCCCGGCCTCGACGGCGAGGGTGATGGCATCCTCGTCGTCACCGGGCACGCGCGCGTGCGGGGCGCCCCAGCAGGGCAGATAGGTACCTATCGAAGCGATGTACGGCATGGCGGCTTTCTCCGGCGGACTAGGTGATCGCGCCCGCGGTCTTGAGGGCGATGATCCGGTCCCAGTCCAGGCCGAGTTCGAGCAGGACCTCCTCGGTCTGGGCCGCGAATTCCGGCCCGGGCCGCAGGTCCGGCGCGGTGACGTCGAACTGCACCGGACTGGCGACGAGCGTGAGATCGCCTGCCTGCCGGACGAATTCGTTGGCCCGCACCTGCGGGTCGTCGACCGCCTGCAGTGCGTCCTGCACCGGCGCCCAGGGGCCGGACAGGGTCGCGAGCTTCTCGGTCCACTCGGCGAGGGTGCGCGAGCCGATGGCCTCGCGCAGGATCGCCACGCCCTCCTCGGTGTGCTCGGCGATCGAGGCCGCGGTGGCGAACCGCGGGTCGTCGGCGAGTTCCGGGCGGTCGATGTGCCGGGCCACGTCGGCCCAGAACTTGGTGGGCTGCAACATGACGAACGACAGGTACCGGCCGTCCTTGGTGGCATACAGCCCGGACAGCGGATTGGTCGGCGCGCCGTGCGAACCCACCGGCGGGGCCTGCAACGGCTCCTTCACATAGGCCGACAGCGCGATGGTGTGACCCATCGACCACAGGCCGCTGGACAGCAGCGACACGTCGACCACCGAGGGCTCGCCGGTGCGTTCCCGCTTCAGCAGCGCCGCGGCGATACCGCCGGCCAGGTTGGTGCCGGAGATGGTGTCGCCGAAGGCCGGACCGGGCGGGTTGATCATGCCGTCCACGTTCGGCGGCGTGATGGTGGCCGCGACCGAGCCGCGGCACCAGTACGCGGTCATGTCGAAACCGCCCTTGCCGGACTCCGCGCCGCGCGGGCCCAGCGCGCTGCCGCGCGCGTAGACGATCTTCGGGTTGACCGCGCGGATGTCGTCGACGTCGATCCCGAACTTGGTGCGGTGCGCGGGCAGGAAGCTGGTGAGGAACACGTCGGCGGTCTTGGCCAGCTCGTGGATCACCGCCCGTCCCTCGGGATTCGACATGTCGACGCCGATGCTGCGCTTACCGCGGTTGGCGTGCTCGACGTTCGGGTTCGGGTCGCCCTCGACCTTGAACTTGCCGATCTGCCGCAGCCCGCGCTGCGGGTCGCCGGTCACCGCGTGCTCGACCTTGATGACGTCGGCGCCCCAATCGGAGAGCACCGCGCCGGCCGACGGCACGAAGCCGTACATCGCGACCTCGAGGACGCGAATCCCGGCGAGCGGACCGCTGCGCTCGGGCTGTTCGTTGTCAGACATTCTGGGCCACCTCCGCCAGGGCCTTGATCTCAAGGAACTCTTCCATACCGGCGACGCCGCTCTCCCGGCCGATCCCGGACTGCTTGAATCCGCCGAAGGGCACGTCCGCGGCGAAGTAGTTGCCGCCGTTGATGCTGAAGGTGCCGGTGCGGATGCGCCGCGCCACCGCCTTCGCCCGCTCCTGATCGCCGGAGAACACGCCGCCGGACAGGCCGTACTGCGAATTGTTGGCGATCGCGACGGCGTCATCGTCGTCGTCGAACGGGATGACGGCCAGCACCGGGCCGAACACCTCCTCCTGCGCGATCTCGCTGTCCGGGTGGACGTTCGCCAGCAGGGTCGGCTGGTAGAAGAAGCCCGGCTCGACCTTCTCACCGCCGAAGGCCAGCGTCGCGCCCTCGGCGACCGCGCGCTGGACCAGGCCGTCGACCTTGTCGCGCTGCCGCTCGCTGATCAGCGGGCCCATATAGGTCTTCGGGTCGTGCGGATCGCCGTACCGGACCATGCCGAAGTTGGCCTTGACCAGCTCGACGATCTCGTCGTGATGCTGCCGCGGGACCAGCATGCGGCTGGTGAGCGCGCAGCCCTGACCGGCGTGGGTGACGATGGAGAAGCCGACGAACTGCGCGGCCTGCTTGAAATCGGCGTCGTCGAGCACGACCGCCGCCGACTTGCCACCCAGTTCCAGGAACACCCGCTTGAGGGTATCGCTGGCCGCCGCCATGATCTTCCGGCCCACCGGGGTGGAGCCGGTGAAGGTCACCGCGTCGACGGCCGGATGGGTGGTCAGCAGCTCGCCGACGGCGATCTCGGTGCCGCCGAGCACGTTCACGACACCGGCCGGGATATCGGTCTTCGCGATGATCTCGCCGAGGGCCAGCGTGGACAGCGGGGTGTCGGGGGCGCCCTTGAGCACGACCGTGCAGCCGGCGGCCAGCGCCGGGGCCAGCTTGGCCAGCGCCAGCTGGTGGGGGTAGTTGTAGGCGGCGATCGCGGCGACCACGCCGCCCGCCTCCTTCTCCAGCCAGCGGTGGTGCTTGGTGCCGCGCACCTCCACGACGCCGAGATCCTCGGTGAAGGAATAGGTCTTCAGCAGATCCGCGTAGTAACGGACGATCTCGATCGGGATCTCCAGCTGATTTCCCTTGGTGAGCACCACGGTGGCGCCGACCTCGGTGATGGTGAGCTCCCGGAGTTCCTCCAGGTCGTCGCGCAGCGCCTGATACAGCTGCTCCAGGCAGTGCTGCCGGAAGGCGGCGTTCGTGGACCAGTCGGTGGTGTCGAAGGCGCGTCGCGCGGCCAGGATCGCCTGCTCGGCCTGTTCGACCGAGGCATCCGGCGCATATCCGAAGATCTCACCGGTGGCCGGATTGATCGAGGGGAACGTGCGCTCGGCGGTGACCAGTTGTCCGTCGATCAACAGCCGCTTCACCACATCCTCCGGCGCCGCACTGATCGCGGTATCGGCCGAGGTAGCTGCCGCTGTGTCCTGAGATGGCATCCCGTCTCCTCCAACATGGAAACATCATTCTCGTTATTGGAGAATGATACATTCGTCTGCGGCGGACTCTAGCAACAATCCAGGACCCGCGACACCCCAGCCCATGACCTCCGATTTCACCGTCGCCGCAGATCTGCGGCCACCCGACGGCGAGATTGCTACAGCCCTTGCGTAGCCATTCCGCGCGAGAGTACGGTTCTCACATCCGAAAGGGAGATTCTTGTGATCGACACTACAGCACTGAGCCCCGCCTTAGGGGTGGAGGTGACCGGCGTCGACGTCCTCGACGACGCCGTGATCACCCGGTGCCTGGAGGCGCTGAAATGGCGCGGCGTGCTGCTCATCCGCGGCCTGCACCTCGACGACGAGGCACAAGTGGCGTTCAGCCGCAGGCTCGGCACCGTGCTGGCGCCGCACGGCCGCGAGGTCTTCACCGTCTCCCTGGATCCCGCCAAGACTCCCGCCGCCGATTATCTCCGGGGCACGCTCTGCTGGCATATCGACGACACGACCAACGACGTCCCGGCGAAGGCGACCATGCTCACCGCGCGCCACGTCGCGATGATCGGCGGCGGTACCGAATTCGCGAGCACCTACGCCGCCTACGAGGCGATGACCGACGAGCAGAAGAAGCGCTACGACGGCCTGCGCGTGGTGCACAGCTTCGAGGCCGCGCAGCGGCTGGTCAATCCGGAGCCGACCGACGCGCAGCTGGCCGACTGGCGGCGGCTGCCCACCCACGAGACCGATCTGGTGTGGCAGCGCGCCGACGGCCGCCGCTCCCTGGTCATCGGCGCCACCGCCGACCACATCGTGGGCATGGAACCCGGCGAGAGCCGTGAACTGCTCGACGAACTCCTGGAGTGGACCACCCAGGAACGTTTCCGCTACACCCACGACTGGACCGTGGGCGACGTCGTGATCTGGGACAACACCGGCATGCTGCACCGCGCGCTGCCGTACGACCCGAAATCCGAGCGGACCATGCATCGCACGACCATCGCTGGAGAGGAAGCTTGGGCATGAGTGGGAAGACTGCCATCGTCACCGGCGGTGCGTCGGGTATCGGCGCCGGGATCGTCACGCGGCTGCGCGCCGACGGCTACAACGTCGCCATCCTGGACCTGAACCCTTCGGAGAGCGACGATTTCGCGTATCGCGCGGATGTGACCAACCCCGAGGAGATCGCCTCCGCGGTCACCTCGATCCGCAGCAAGCTGGGTCCGGTCACGGTGCTGGTCAACGGCGCCGGGCTGGAGAAGTACCGCCGCTTCCGCAACCTCAGCTTCGAGGAGTGGCAGCGGATCATCGACATCAACCTGCACGGCGTCTTCCACGGCGTGCAGGCCGTTCTGCCGGACATGCTCGAGGCCGGCTGGGGACGCATCGTCAACATCTCGTCCTCCAGCACGCATTCCGGCCAGCCGTTCATGGCCGCCTATGTGGCGGCCAAGTCGGCGGTCAACGGCCTCACCAAATCCCTTGCGCTGGAATTGGGTCCGCACGGGATCACGGTGAACGCGGTGCCGCCGGGGTTCATCGACACCCCGATGCTGCGGCGTTCGGAGGAGAAGGGCCTGCTCGGCGGCACCATCGACGACCACATCGAGCGCACCCCGGTGCGCCGGGTCGGGCGCCCCTCCGACATCGCCGCCGCCGTCGCCTTCCTCGTCTCCGAGGACGCCGGGTAC
This DNA window, taken from Nocardia sp. BMG111209, encodes the following:
- a CDS encoding TauD/TfdA family dioxygenase produces the protein MIDTTALSPALGVEVTGVDVLDDAVITRCLEALKWRGVLLIRGLHLDDEAQVAFSRRLGTVLAPHGREVFTVSLDPAKTPAADYLRGTLCWHIDDTTNDVPAKATMLTARHVAMIGGGTEFASTYAAYEAMTDEQKKRYDGLRVVHSFEAAQRLVNPEPTDAQLADWRRLPTHETDLVWQRADGRRSLVIGATADHIVGMEPGESRELLDELLEWTTQERFRYTHDWTVGDVVIWDNTGMLHRALPYDPKSERTMHRTTIAGEEAWA
- a CDS encoding SDR family NAD(P)-dependent oxidoreductase, with amino-acid sequence MSGKTAIVTGGASGIGAGIVTRLRADGYNVAILDLNPSESDDFAYRADVTNPEEIASAVTSIRSKLGPVTVLVNGAGLEKYRRFRNLSFEEWQRIIDINLHGVFHGVQAVLPDMLEAGWGRIVNISSSSTHSGQPFMAAYVAAKSAVNGLTKSLALELGPHGITVNAVPPGFIDTPMLRRSEEKGLLGGTIDDHIERTPVRRVGRPSDIAAAVAFLVSEDAGYITGQILGVNGGRNT